Genomic segment of Paenibacillus sp. FSL R5-0912:
ATCCGGATCTGTCGGTCGAAGCCGGAGATTACCGTAACGAGCTGGGCCAGGGACCGGAGAGCGACCGGTTGCTGCAAAGCGGAGGGTGGCTGGAGCTGCTCGATTCGGGCAAGCAGGTTATCCGCGTTATTGGAGATAAGCAGGATCAGACTATGGGCTATGATGAGAACAGTCTGTTCCAGGGGCTGGAGAACCGCAGCGATCAGCCCTATTACTACTCCATTTCTCAAGTGGATAGTGACAGCGGAGTGGCCTGGCTGCTGCTCAAGATTCCCCGCCATGTGGTCAGCGTATCCATTAACAACGAAATGCTGATGGCCTATCTGAACCATTCGGTGTTCTTTTATGTGTTTGTGGTCAGCGGTCTGATTCTAATGCTGATTTTTGTATATAGCTACTGGGTCTCCAGAAGGATCAAGAAGCCGCTGCGGGTTCTAAATCTGGGGATGAACCGTATGATGGAAGGGCACTACAATACACGGATTGCCCTCTATGCGGAGACGGAATTTCTGCGGATTGGCAATAGCTTCAACTATATGGCGGATGTCATTGAGCGGACTACGGAGGAGAAGCGGCAGGCCGAGAAGAGCAAGCAGCGGCTGATGGTCGATCTGTCACATGATCTGAAGACACCGATTACCAGTATTCAGGGTTATGCACAGGCGCTGATCGAAGGACGGGTTACGGACCCTGAACGGCAGACCAAATACCTGAATTATATTTATACCAAATCCGTACAGGTGACGAAGCTGATTCAGCATATGCTGGACCTGCTCAAGCTGGAATCACCGGACTTCATTCTTCGCGTGGAGCGGCTGGAGCTGGGGGATCAGCTGCGGGAGATTATCGCCGATACCTACGGTGAAATTGAGCAAAAAGAGTTCGAGCTGCAGCTGCAGGTGCCTGAAGAACAGGTGTATGCCCATTATGATCCGGAGCTGTTCGCAAGCGTGATCAACAATCTGATCTCCAATGCGCTTGCCTATAATCCTGAAGGGACACGCATCCGTGTGACGGTTATTCCGGAGGATACAGATGTCCGGATCGAGATTGCTGATAATGGAGTGGGCATTCCCAAGGAGCTCTGGTCCACGATCTTTGATCCGTTTGTACGGGGAGATGAAGCCCGGACGACAGCAAGCGGGGGGACAGGTCTAGGGTTATCCATAGCCAAGAAGAACGTTGAGAAGATGGGCGGTTCTCTGATCCTGGAGAGCCGGGAAGGGGAGCCGACGGTGTTCATGATCCGGATTCCCAGATAAATAACTATACGAGGAGGAATAATAATGAAGCAGGATACGTTCAAGGGGCTCGTGGAGATTTCTGACCGGGTGATTTCAAGTATAATCCGCTATGCAGTTACCGAAACACCGGGCATTGCCGGAATGTCCGGCAACCCGGTCAGCGGGAATCTGGCCCGGCGCCTAAGCGGTAAGATTGGCACCAATGGATTATCAGTGGATGTTACGGATGAAGCCGTGGCGATTCAGCTGGATATCATTATTAACTACGGATACAAGATTCCTGAGGTATGCCAGATTCTTAAAGATAACGTCCATCAGGCCGTTGAGCATATGCTGGGTCTGTCTCCGCCAATCGTGAATATTAAGGTTGATAAGCTCGCTTTTCCCAACTTATAGCTCTGTTTTCACGTCATCGGTGTAGAAATCCTTCACGACCTGCCGGGCAGCCAGTTTATTCTTCGAGTAGTTAATTCTATAGATGCAGGAATAGATGACATTTAGGACATATTCAAAGGCAATCTGCGAGGAAAAGGTGCCGATCTTGGCATGCTTCACTTCATCCTCAGGCACTTGGATACACAGTGTGCTGAGCTTGGCCAATTCCGTACCATGAGCAGCGGTGATGGTGATAAAGGGAATGCTGTTGCGCGTGAAGTACTTTGCCGCCTGCAAATTATTTGCCGATAACCCGTGATAGGTTAAGAAAATGGCACAGTCCTGCTGCGTAAGATTAACCGTATGATATTCCCACTCCGACAGCTCCGTCGCAATCACGGCGTATTTATTGATTTTGATTAATTTATTCTGGAAGCTCTTCGCCCGGATCTCGGAATCGCCCAGCGCATAGATGAAGATCTTGCCGGACCGGTCAAGAATTTCTGCGGCCTTAGCAAGCTGGGCGTCCTCCAGGAAGGCAAAATTCTTCTCAATGGTTGCCTTCATTACTTCCGCAATTTCTTTGGCTACCTGGATGGGAGTTTCACCATGCTCAAACGGATAGTTGACATCCACATTAGAAATGCTATGGACA
This window contains:
- a CDS encoding Asp23/Gls24 family envelope stress response protein, which produces MKQDTFKGLVEISDRVISSIIRYAVTETPGIAGMSGNPVSGNLARRLSGKIGTNGLSVDVTDEAVAIQLDIIINYGYKIPEVCQILKDNVHQAVEHMLGLSPPIVNIKVDKLAFPNL
- a CDS encoding sensor histidine kinase, coding for MKHPWKSRDNRPLQTSLTIDFLLFNCMLVMLVLVVYLFIQKDITHVIMEKLIPDPDLSVEAGDYRNELGQGPESDRLLQSGGWLELLDSGKQVIRVIGDKQDQTMGYDENSLFQGLENRSDQPYYYSISQVDSDSGVAWLLLKIPRHVVSVSINNEMLMAYLNHSVFFYVFVVSGLILMLIFVYSYWVSRRIKKPLRVLNLGMNRMMEGHYNTRIALYAETEFLRIGNSFNYMADVIERTTEEKRQAEKSKQRLMVDLSHDLKTPITSIQGYAQALIEGRVTDPERQTKYLNYIYTKSVQVTKLIQHMLDLLKLESPDFILRVERLELGDQLREIIADTYGEIEQKEFELQLQVPEEQVYAHYDPELFASVINNLISNALAYNPEGTRIRVTVIPEDTDVRIEIADNGVGIPKELWSTIFDPFVRGDEARTTASGGTGLGLSIAKKNVEKMGGSLILESREGEPTVFMIRIPR
- a CDS encoding MurR/RpiR family transcriptional regulator; this translates as MKLLLQLKEMNHFTPNERSIAAHILTHKESILPMSIQELAKSTYTSHSAINRLTHKLGLAGYKEFILKLAREFQMDVHSISNVDVNYPFEHGETPIQVAKEIAEVMKATIEKNFAFLEDAQLAKAAEILDRSGKIFIYALGDSEIRAKSFQNKLIKINKYAVIATELSEWEYHTVNLTQQDCAIFLTYHGLSANNLQAAKYFTRNSIPFITITAAHGTELAKLSTLCIQVPEDEVKHAKIGTFSSQIAFEYVLNVIYSCIYRINYSKNKLAARQVVKDFYTDDVKTEL